The genomic interval CAAAAGACGGGCCACTTGATCCTGCCCGCAAAACATACCCACTTCAAATATTTGGTTACCACTACAAAGGTCGTACACACTCTAGCTTTTGGGAGAGTGCACCTATTCGTGAAATCAATCCAGATGAACTGTGGATAAACCCTGTTGATGCCAAAGAGCGCCATATTAAAACAGGAGACAAGGTTCTTGTTTATAACCAATATGGCACGATGAGTATCGTGGCTAAAGTAACTCCAAAAATCATGCCAGGCGTGACTTCATGTCCACAAGGCGGTTGGTATAAGATGAAAAATGGCATTGATGTTGGTGGATGTATCAATTCACTGACCACACATGAGCCATCTGCTATTGCCAAAGGCAATCCTCAACACTCCATTTTGGTTGAGATTAAAAAAGCGTAGAGGGAAAAATTATGGAAAAAAATAAACATTTTGGATTTTATCTTGATCAAACTCGTTGTGTGGGATGCCGCACATGTCAATTAGCCTGTAAAGATTACCATGATTCACCCATCGGTGTCAGTTACCGTCGTGTGAGTGAATACGAAGGTGGTAGTTGGGTTAAAAATGAAAACAACCTTTTACAGCCTTTCAATGTTTTTGCCTATTACAGTTCTATTGCATGTAACCATTGTGATGATCCTGCCTGTACAAAAGCGTGCCCAACTGGAGCGATGCATATGGGAGATTATGGCATTGTGGATGTCGATACAAGCAAATGCATCGGATGTAAATCCTGTGCAATGGCTTGTCCTTATGGCGCACCTCAATTTAATGAACACACAGGACATATGAGTAAATGTAATGGGTGTCAAGAGCGCTTGGATGAGGGGATGATGCCTATTTGTGTTGATGCTTGTCCTTTCCGTGCTATTGAGGCAGGGCCTATCAGTGAATTGCGTGAAAAACACGGCCATATCGCTGGTGTTGCTCCATTGCCAGCTTATGAAATTACCCGACCAAATTTATGCATCAAACCTGAAAAAAATGCTCAACCATCCAATAAAGGCAATGGAACTGCCCATCTGCCACAAACTCTTTCGGAGGTCTCTTATGACATTGTCTAATATTATCATAGGCGAATTGCCACTGGTATTTTTTACGGTTGTTGCGCAAGCTGCCGTGGGTCTTTCATTAGTATATGCCCTTTGCACAAAACTCAGCTCTAATGCTAAAATAGACTCACGTAAAAACTTTGGTGCACTCTTTTTGGCTTTGACATGTTTTGGTATTATCGCCTCGGTCTTTCACTTGGGTGATCCTTTGCATGCTCCGTATATGATACTCCGCATGGCAGGATTTAGCCAAAATGGAACATGGATTGTTTCATGGCTACCTTTAGAGATTTTAGGTATTGGCATTATGGCACTTCTTGGTATCCTTGTTATGTTGAGAGGTTCCTTAATAGCTATTTATGCGCTCCCTTTTGTGGGCTTTTTGACACTGTTTGCCATGAGTGGTATCTATGGTTCTATGGTACAAATTGTTCCAACATGGAGCTTTGGATTAACCTTTTTATTGTTCTGTGCCTCCGCTTTGCTCTTGGGTGGATTTACCTATCGTGCATTTTTTGCTGAAGTCACTAAAGAAATTGCACTTTCATCACTGGTGAGTATAGGTGGGTTTGTTTTATTTGCACTGGCACTGCTTCTTTACACGCTCCATAATGCAGAAGTACACATTGATGCTATCGCAAATGTATTTGATTTGATGCATGGTTATTATGGTTGTTTTGTAGGTGGTGGGTTGATTTTAGCAGGTCTTGCGCTGATGCTTAATATCTACAAAGACTTACTTCCAGAGAGCTTTACATGTAACATGTCAAAGCTCTCTCTTGTCATTGTTTTTATAGGCGTTTTAGCAACTAGAGTTGCATTTTACGGGCTGATTACAACGCATTTTTTTATTGGATAAGGAGTCTAGAATGGATTATACAACACTAAGCCTTGCCGCAAATGTTTTTGCACAATTCCTAGCGTCACCTCCTGATGCTAAAACATGGCAAATGCTTAAAGAAAATCACGTTTTAGAAGAGTGGTTTATAGATACGCAAACACCAACCTGTGAACAAGGAACAATGTTATGGAAACGCTCCCATGGTGAGGAGAGTAGCGATACGATTGCGGCTGATTTTACACGCCTTTTTCTATGCGATGAAGAATTTTTGAAAGCACCGCCTTATGCATCTTTTTACCTTGAGTCATCGGGTGAAATTTTTACACAAGAGAGCGATGATGTCCAAGCAGTTTATGATGCGTTTTCATTTCAAACGACACGTCTAATACAGGAGCCCGCCGACCACATCGCCACTCAATTGGAATTTTTAAGTTTACTGCTTAAAAGTGCGGCACAAAGTGATGCTTTTGCAAAACATATTAGCCAGTTTATAGCGATACATTTAGCCCCTTGGATGACATCGTGGACAGTGGATGTACAAAACAATGCTCAGTCGTTGTTTTATAGAGGTTTGGGATACCACATCCAAACCTACTATGAACTTTTGATTGAAACATTTCAACCTAATGTTGTACCACGCATTATCCATCGTAAAGCTTCATGATAAAGTGGCAAGGTTCCTTGCCACTTTTTTTATATCTAACAAAATCTTGTATCGTTTACACCTCAAACCTCACGGAATACTTCTTGTATAACATCTTCATCACACATAAAGGATACACATGTCGATTTTGCAGTTTATTAAAGAGAATAATTTAGCGTGGCAGCCTTCCTTTAATGGGGAAATCGGCAATGGTTTAGTCGGTTACCGAGGCGCTTTGATCGTAGAAGAGGGAAAACAGCTCTCCCCTGATCGCATCTTACCACCCAAAGTGCAAGCGAAACAAGTTTTGTTAGTTGCAGATGAGGCTAGTGTCACTTTTTTCTCCGCTGAATTAGAGAGTATTTTACATTTTGAAGCCTTTTTTGCGCGTTACAAAGCCTTTTTTACCCCTGCAACATTGGTCGTGCTGTATATCACCGATTTGGATAAAAATGGCACATTTACTTATGAAGGTGTCACGATTCATGCGTACTCTTTGGCAGAAAGCTCTGTTTGGAATGAACTGTTAGACCTCTCAGGACTCGATAAAAGTGAGCTCAAAAAGCTTGACAACAAGAAGAAAATCGACGTGCTGTATGAAGGACTTTTAAAGACTGATTGTGCGGCAAAAGCGATGAGTTTTGAAGAGATACTCAGCCACAAAGGTGAAAGTTCCAAAAAAATTATGGGCGCTGTGTAACTGCTTTTTAAAGGACACTCTGTTTGATTTCATGCTACACTCTTACATGTAAAAGGAGCGAGCATGAAAATCAAACAACTCTGTTCTCTTAAAAAAGAGGACGTCAAAACGTATGCCAAAAAAATCATCAAGATCGTCTCAAAACCAAAATTTATCTGCGAAAAATGCGCTCGTGTCTCTAAAGATGAAAAACATTTGTGCCATGCCATTTCTCTTAAAAAACTCTAACGCACCAACCGCACGGCTCCCACAAAACTTTTGGTATGGGCATCTACGCCACCGTTCATCAAATCTATCGTATAAAAAAGCGTTGGCATGACCTCATCACCCTCAAGGTAAATCGAAGAACTAAGATAAATCGCACCCTCACCTGTAAAATTATACACTTTGCCAAAAAATTTGGCATTGATCATCGGGCTTTTACACCGAGGTTCCACAAGGGTTAATAGCTCATCAATACTCGGCAAGCGCCACTTTGTTCCAAGCGAACGCACACGCTCTTCTGCCTCATTACGTCTTAAAAGCTCTACATCACCAACACACCCTTTGCTCTTGTGCCACACTTGACCTAAGGAGCATCGACTCCAGATAAGTCCTGTTTTGGTATCGGTCACTTCGCCCTTTCTTGCGATCAAGGCGTTTGAAGACAAGGAACACTCAGCCATTACGTTCATCGCACAAAAAAGAAAACTTGCCATATATTTTTTCATCGATTCACCCTGTTTCTTTGGAAATACCATACAAAAACATACCACAGCACCGCTTAATCGTTCCAACACTTTTTACATGTAAAGCGCTCTTTAGCAACACTAAAGTACAATAGAATCTATTTTATGGAAAAGGTTCACTATGCAAAAAGCGCTTGTCCTACTCAATATGGGAGGACCCAATAACCTTGATGAAGTCAAAGTTTTTTTATCCAATATGTTCAATGACGCCAATATCATCACCGTAAAGAGCGCTCTTTTACGCCGTTTTATCGCTTTTATGATCACCTCAACACGTACCAAAAAAGCCCAAGCCAACTACGCCAAACTCGGAGGCAAATCGCCTTTAGTCGGCTACACCAAACACCTGGTAGCAAAGCTACAAAGCGCACTTCCAGCTTTACATGTAAACTTTGCGATGCGCTACACGCCTCCCTTTTGTGATGCGTTGATTGAGGAGCTCAAAGCCAAGGGAATTGAAGAGGTTATCTTGTTGCCACTGTATCCGCACTACTCGACCACGACGACCAAGTCTTCGGTGGAAGATTTTATGAAAGTGGCGAAAGCATTGGACTTTAAAGCGCGTATTCGCGTGATTGATCGTTTTTTTGAGAACGAAAGATATAACCGCCTTTTGGTGAAAAAGATCAAAGAAGCGTTAGGAGCGAATGATCCAACGCAGATGGAGCTCATCTTCTCCGCGCACTCTCTGCCTCAAGAGATCATCGCGAATGGCGATCCGTATCAGAGAGAAATAACGTTACATGTAAAGCTTGTTGAACAACTTTTACACGAAGAAGGTGTGCAGTTTAAAGAGGTACATTTAGCCTATCAGTCGAAGCTTGGACCGGTTAAATGGCTTGAGCCTTCGATGGAGGAAAAACTCTCAACGCTTGAAAATAAAAATGCGCTCATTGTTCCGATCTCGTTTACGATTGATAATTCTGAAACAGAGTTTGAACTCAGTATGGAGTATGCCGAGCTTGCGCACCGACTTGGATTTGAACGCTATATCGTGGCAAAATGCCCCAATGATGATGAGGCGTTTGTGGAGTGCATTAAAGGCTTAATTGACTAAGGTGTGTTTTGAATCTCGGCGGATGGGGTTAAATAGCCGTTATCGACCAGTTTCTCGATGATCTCTTTAAAAACAGGCACCGCACTTTGCGCCGCGAAATACGCATGTTTTTTCTTCGCTTCGCGTACCAGTACCCCAACGGTGTATTTGTTCTTTTTATCGTTGACAAAACCAAAGAACGAACCGTTATAGATTCGCACATACTCGCCATCTTCGGCGATGTGTGCCGTTCCTGTTTTGCCTCCTACTTCCAAGCCTTCCATTTTCGTTCCCGTACCCGTACCTTGTTGAACGACTTTAATCAAAATCTTCTGCATACGTTTTGCCACGGAAACGGGGATGACTTGCACCTCAGGAACTTTTTCAGGAAACAGCTCTTGCCCTGTGGGAGAGACGAGTTTTTTCACCAAAGAGAGGTTGAGGAGTCTTCCATTGTTATTAAACGCGTTGTACGCCTTAATAACTTGGATGAATGTTGCGTTCATACCATAGCCATAGCCCACGGTTGCTTTGTAAATCGGTGAATTAAAGCGGTTAAGCGCAGGAATAACGCCCGGGTTTTCAAACGGAAGATCGATGCCACTTCTGACCGAAAATCCAAAATCCTTAAGCCCTTGATAAAACTCTATCGGGTCAAGCTTTTGAGCGATCTGTGCGGTTCCAACGTTGCTGGAATAGACGATAATATCTTCCGCACTGAGTGAATCTGCTTTATGGGTATCTCTGATGATTTTACTGCCTAACTTATAACTTCCACCATAGACATTGATAATGTCATACGGATTGATTTTATTCGCCTTAAGAAGGAGCGCAAAGGTAATACTTTTCATAACGGAACCTGGCTCATAAATGTACTCAATTGCTGAGATATTGAGCGCCCCGTAATCTTTCTTTTCAATGAAATCAGGATTAAAACGATTACTTGATGCTAAAGTAACAAACTCGCCCGTTTCACTGTTAATTACTGCAGCAAGAATCTCTTTCGCCTCCAGGTTTTTTTGATATTTATCTAAGACACTCTCAATGATTTTTTGCATTTTTAAAGAAACTGTCAAATGAACATCATACCCATCATAACGGCGAGAAGAGATACTATTGCCATCCAAAATAATCGCATTGGAGATATCGCGTGAACCAATTAACAAAGAGTCTTGCACCGAAGAGAGTTTATCCTCGTAAAAGCGCTCAATGCCTTTGACTCCTGTCGTTTTTGTAATGCTTTTTTGCTCCATTTTCTTCACATACCCAATAATGGGCGTGACCGAATCAACGGACGGATAGAGCCTGTCTTCACCACTTTCAATAACACTCAG from Sulfurospirillum multivorans DSM 12446 carries:
- a CDS encoding TorD/DmsD family molecular chaperone produces the protein MDYTTLSLAANVFAQFLASPPDAKTWQMLKENHVLEEWFIDTQTPTCEQGTMLWKRSHGEESSDTIAADFTRLFLCDEEFLKAPPYASFYLESSGEIFTQESDDVQAVYDAFSFQTTRLIQEPADHIATQLEFLSLLLKSAAQSDAFAKHISQFIAIHLAPWMTSWTVDVQNNAQSLFYRGLGYHIQTYYELLIETFQPNVVPRIIHRKAS
- a CDS encoding peptidoglycan D,D-transpeptidase FtsI family protein: MEQSDAKKIKILFLFVVVLLGFLIFLGTLFYWATLDRRLPRLEHSEVNHALRGNIISADGFKIATSQKLYKALVDTRNIDPKKFDLFVKLYSLYSGDDPKAVAATLHANVGSTVLSYRIDSKSAKYLQELSRKLYRLGVFKSYEDPKTGVAFLHGLSVIESGEDRLYPSVDSVTPIIGYVKKMEQKSITKTTGVKGIERFYEDKLSSVQDSLLIGSRDISNAIILDGNSISSRRYDGYDVHLTVSLKMQKIIESVLDKYQKNLEAKEILAAVINSETGEFVTLASSNRFNPDFIEKKDYGALNISAIEYIYEPGSVMKSITFALLLKANKINPYDIINVYGGSYKLGSKIIRDTHKADSLSAEDIIVYSSNVGTAQIAQKLDPIEFYQGLKDFGFSVRSGIDLPFENPGVIPALNRFNSPIYKATVGYGYGMNATFIQVIKAYNAFNNNGRLLNLSLVKKLVSPTGQELFPEKVPEVQVIPVSVAKRMQKILIKVVQQGTGTGTKMEGLEVGGKTGTAHIAEDGEYVRIYNGSFFGFVNDKKNKYTVGVLVREAKKKHAYFAAQSAVPVFKEIIEKLVDNGYLTPSAEIQNTP
- a CDS encoding DmsC/YnfH family molybdoenzyme membrane anchor subunit, with the translated sequence MTLSNIIIGELPLVFFTVVAQAAVGLSLVYALCTKLSSNAKIDSRKNFGALFLALTCFGIIASVFHLGDPLHAPYMILRMAGFSQNGTWIVSWLPLEILGIGIMALLGILVMLRGSLIAIYALPFVGFLTLFAMSGIYGSMVQIVPTWSFGLTFLLFCASALLLGGFTYRAFFAEVTKEIALSSLVSIGGFVLFALALLLYTLHNAEVHIDAIANVFDLMHGYYGCFVGGGLILAGLALMLNIYKDLLPESFTCNMSKLSLVIVFIGVLATRVAFYGLITTHFFIG
- the hemH gene encoding ferrochelatase; this encodes MQKALVLLNMGGPNNLDEVKVFLSNMFNDANIITVKSALLRRFIAFMITSTRTKKAQANYAKLGGKSPLVGYTKHLVAKLQSALPALHVNFAMRYTPPFCDALIEELKAKGIEEVILLPLYPHYSTTTTKSSVEDFMKVAKALDFKARIRVIDRFFENERYNRLLVKKIKEALGANDPTQMELIFSAHSLPQEIIANGDPYQREITLHVKLVEQLLHEEGVQFKEVHLAYQSKLGPVKWLEPSMEEKLSTLENKNALIVPISFTIDNSETEFELSMEYAELAHRLGFERYIVAKCPNDDEAFVECIKGLID
- a CDS encoding Lcl C-terminal domain-containing protein is translated as MKKYMASFLFCAMNVMAECSLSSNALIARKGEVTDTKTGLIWSRCSLGQVWHKSKGCVGDVELLRRNEAEERVRSLGTKWRLPSIDELLTLVEPRCKSPMINAKFFGKVYNFTGEGAIYLSSSIYLEGDEVMPTLFYTIDLMNGGVDAHTKSFVGAVRLVR
- a CDS encoding DMSO/selenate family reductase complex B subunit; protein product: MEKNKHFGFYLDQTRCVGCRTCQLACKDYHDSPIGVSYRRVSEYEGGSWVKNENNLLQPFNVFAYYSSIACNHCDDPACTKACPTGAMHMGDYGIVDVDTSKCIGCKSCAMACPYGAPQFNEHTGHMSKCNGCQERLDEGMMPICVDACPFRAIEAGPISELREKHGHIAGVAPLPAYEITRPNLCIKPEKNAQPSNKGNGTAHLPQTLSEVSYDIV